The following proteins are co-located in the Mycolicibacterium goodii genome:
- the eccCb gene encoding type VII secretion protein EccCb → MSTEAEPRVLREVVLSQLATGESRAYKMWLPPLTDPTPVNELVERDYQRRALRFGLGIMDEPRRHRQEVWGVDVSAAGGNIAVGGAPQTGKSTFLQTLVVSAAATHTPRQVQFYCVDLGGGGLMYLEDLPHVGGVATRAEPDRVNRVVAEVKAVLRAREQVFKQYRVGSIASYREMREDPNNPAAQDPFGDVFLVIDGWPAFVAEFPDLEPAVQDIAGQGLAYGVHVIITTPRWTELKSRVRDYLGTKIEFRLGDVNETQIDRITREIPANRPGRAVSLEKHHLMMGVPRLDGVHSADNIVEAISTAVQQIADRHTDQAPQVRVLPERIYLHQLDPNPPGPDSDYRTRWQVPLGVRESDLTVAYNQMHLTPHLLIFGAPKSGKTRIAHAVAQAICKRNSPQQVRFMLADYRSGLLDAVPQSHLLDAGAINRNSATLEEAIKALAVNLKKRLPPPDLTTAQLRARSWWSGPDVVLLVDDWHMVTAAAGMVSPMAPLGPLLPAAADIGLHIIVTCQMSMAHRATMDKFVGAAYGAGSPTLFLSGEKNDFPSRDIIVKKRPPGQAFLVGPDGKEVIQAAYVDPPEEEVFSPPSEGS, encoded by the coding sequence ATGTCCACAGAAGCCGAACCCAGGGTTCTGCGCGAGGTGGTGCTGTCACAGCTGGCCACCGGCGAGAGCCGCGCCTACAAGATGTGGCTGCCGCCGCTCACCGACCCCACACCGGTCAACGAACTCGTCGAACGCGACTATCAGCGTCGCGCACTGCGGTTCGGGCTCGGGATCATGGACGAGCCGCGCAGGCATCGCCAGGAGGTCTGGGGTGTCGACGTGTCCGCCGCGGGCGGCAACATCGCCGTCGGCGGCGCACCGCAGACCGGTAAGTCGACGTTCCTGCAGACGCTGGTGGTGTCGGCCGCGGCCACGCACACGCCGCGGCAGGTGCAGTTCTACTGCGTCGACCTCGGCGGCGGCGGCCTGATGTACCTCGAGGATCTGCCGCACGTCGGTGGTGTGGCCACCCGCGCCGAGCCGGACCGGGTCAACCGCGTCGTGGCCGAGGTCAAGGCGGTCCTGCGGGCACGCGAGCAGGTGTTCAAGCAGTACCGCGTCGGTTCGATCGCGTCGTACCGCGAGATGCGCGAGGACCCGAACAACCCGGCCGCCCAGGATCCGTTCGGTGATGTGTTCCTGGTGATCGACGGCTGGCCGGCGTTCGTCGCCGAATTCCCTGATCTGGAACCGGCCGTGCAGGACATCGCGGGTCAGGGCCTGGCGTACGGCGTGCACGTGATCATCACGACGCCGCGGTGGACCGAGCTGAAATCGCGGGTTCGCGATTATCTGGGCACGAAAATCGAATTTCGTCTCGGCGACGTGAATGAAACCCAGATCGATCGCATCACGCGGGAAATTCCGGCGAACCGGCCCGGGCGCGCGGTGTCCCTGGAAAAACATCATTTGATGATGGGGGTGCCGCGGCTCGACGGCGTGCACAGCGCAGACAACATCGTCGAGGCAATTTCGACGGCCGTCCAGCAAATCGCCGACCGGCACACCGATCAGGCGCCGCAGGTGCGGGTGCTGCCCGAACGCATTTACCTGCACCAGCTCGATCCGAACCCGCCCGGCCCCGATTCGGATTACCGGACCAGGTGGCAGGTCCCGCTCGGGGTGCGCGAATCGGACCTCACGGTGGCCTACAACCAGATGCACCTCACCCCGCACCTGCTGATCTTCGGTGCCCCCAAATCGGGCAAGACCCGCATCGCGCACGCGGTCGCGCAGGCCATCTGCAAGCGCAACAGCCCGCAGCAGGTGCGGTTCATGCTGGCCGACTACCGGTCCGGTCTGCTCGACGCGGTGCCGCAGAGCCACCTGCTCGACGCAGGCGCGATCAACCGCAACAGCGCCACGCTGGAAGAGGCCATCAAAGCGCTGGCCGTCAACCTCAAGAAGCGGCTGCCGCCGCCGGATCTGACCACGGCCCAGCTGCGGGCCAGGTCATGGTGGTCCGGCCCGGATGTGGTGCTGCTGGTCGACGACTGGCACATGGTGACCGCCGCGGCGGGCATGGTGTCGCCGATGGCGCCGTTGGGCCCGCTGTTGCCCGCGGCGGCCGACATCGGCCTGCACATCATCGTCACCTGTCAGATGTCCATGGCCCACCGCGCGACCATGGACAAGTTCGTGGGCGCCGCGTACGGCGCAGGGTCACCCACCCTGTTCCTCTCCGGTGAGAAGAACGACTTCCCGTCGCGGGACATCATCGTCAAGAAGAGGCCCCCTGGCCAGGCATTCTTGGTCGGCCCCGACGGAAAAGAGGTCATCCAGGCGGCCTACGTGGACCCACCCGAAGAAGAAGTGTTCTCACCACCTTCCGAGGGCAGTTAG
- a CDS encoding PE family protein has translation MQPMTHNPGAEAVAAQVIANAARGLAGGTTASAAVTALVPAGADEVSALAAVAFASEGVEALAANAFAQEELTRAGGAFAEIAGIYNAVDAANAATM, from the coding sequence ATGCAACCGATGACGCACAATCCGGGCGCGGAAGCCGTTGCGGCGCAAGTTATCGCAAATGCGGCGCGGGGTCTGGCCGGTGGCACCACCGCGTCGGCCGCCGTCACCGCGCTGGTCCCGGCCGGGGCCGACGAGGTGTCCGCGCTGGCCGCCGTGGCGTTCGCCAGCGAGGGCGTTGAGGCTCTTGCGGCGAATGCGTTCGCGCAGGAGGAGCTGACCCGCGCAGGTGGCGCGTTCGCCGAGATCGCGGGCATCTACAACGCCGTGGACGCCGCCAACGCGGCCACGATGTAG